Proteins encoded within one genomic window of Oryza glaberrima chromosome 12, OglaRS2, whole genome shotgun sequence:
- the LOC127758065 gene encoding protein LITTLE ZIPPER 3-like, with amino-acid sequence MERVNLKLYLENVYIMEENERLRRKAQALNQENKALLAKLNTNHAAASSTSTTTQRRPPTAASAAGAGASSTLKPGKQQPK; translated from the coding sequence ATGGAGAGGGTGAACCTGAAGCTGTACCTGGAGAACGTGTACATAATGGAGGAGAACGAGCGGCTGCGGAGGAAGGCGCAGGCACTCAACCAGGAGAACAAGGCCCTCCTCGCCAAGCTCAACAccaaccacgccgccgcctcctcgacgtcgacgacgacccaGCGccggccacccaccgccgcctccgcggccggcgccggcgcgtcgtCCACCCTCAAGCCCGGCAAGCAGCAGCCAAAGtga